One genomic window of Kosmotoga olearia TBF 19.5.1 includes the following:
- a CDS encoding DUF4384 domain-containing protein: MSKSSFSFFAMILFFSGVLFAYAGIQYEPENIRLVPPESDLKALLWTNKPTGSMYLSGEEMVIHFKTNKDAYVTILDILPNGKIKVLFPNKFEKDNFIQADVEYTLPGTSSEYRLLTGDITGKEVFILIASTEPLYFLDPVFIRLQYSIFTYFLSDVTAFVPTVTRSLDNVPWTVAATYHYINYLPNLQRVRLDSDRPNTKVYVDGLYSGIAPVELKLEEGKHSVYMFNDKELAYGPDVINVSAVSRQFDFQLFPTYPYGFIDVFSDPVGANVYVDGKYVGKTPYHDFARVGYRSVRVSKWKYHSVTQEVYVDEGEVSTIDVQLVPKTEEEIRKEINTMILVMGIAVSIIALLIILSQ; encoded by the coding sequence GTGAGTAAAAGTTCTTTTTCATTCTTTGCGATGATCCTATTTTTCTCAGGGGTACTATTCGCTTATGCTGGCATACAATACGAACCTGAAAATATCAGACTTGTTCCACCAGAAAGCGACTTAAAAGCACTATTATGGACTAACAAACCTACTGGTTCAATGTATCTTTCTGGTGAAGAGATGGTAATTCATTTTAAGACAAACAAAGATGCTTACGTAACCATTCTCGACATCCTTCCGAATGGGAAAATAAAAGTTCTGTTTCCGAATAAATTCGAGAAGGATAATTTTATTCAAGCAGATGTTGAATACACGCTTCCAGGGACCTCTTCAGAGTATCGCTTGTTAACTGGAGATATCACAGGCAAGGAAGTGTTCATATTAATAGCGTCAACAGAACCATTGTATTTTCTGGATCCTGTTTTTATACGATTACAATATTCAATTTTTACTTATTTCTTGAGCGATGTAACTGCTTTCGTCCCTACGGTTACTCGTTCGCTTGACAACGTTCCTTGGACTGTTGCTGCAACATATCATTATATCAACTACCTTCCGAACCTCCAGCGTGTGAGGTTAGATTCCGATCGCCCGAACACAAAAGTTTATGTCGATGGACTTTATTCTGGAATCGCTCCGGTCGAATTGAAACTTGAGGAAGGAAAACACAGTGTTTACATGTTCAACGACAAGGAACTCGCTTACGGTCCGGATGTCATAAATGTAAGTGCTGTTTCGAGGCAATTTGATTTTCAGTTATTTCCAACCTATCCTTATGGGTTCATAGATGTTTTCTCCGACCCTGTTGGCGCGAATGTTTACGTTGATGGAAAATATGTTGGAAAAACCCCCTATCACGATTTTGCCAGGGTTGGGTATAGATCGGTTAGAGTTTCAAAATGGAAGTATCACTCTGTTACGCAAGAAGTATATGTAGATGAAGGTGAAGTAAGCACAATCGATGTTCAGCTTGTTCCCAAGACTGAAGAAGAGATAAGAAAAGAAATAAATACAATGATTTTGGTTATGGGCATCGCGGTCAGTATCATAGCATTACTGATTATACTATCACAATAA
- a CDS encoding DMT family transporter, translated as MLSKKILANIYLLLVVVFWGLTFPLQKVILINSLSPAFYNALRFFMAIIFLIPFKAFRKNFFSSLKEELFHGVILGLFLSGGYVFQTWGLVYTTASKSAFITALYVGLVAIMAPFLERKAPTFLQIVALGISIMALYFLTSPAGGGFNLGDFLTLLCAISYALHVLFITHFTRENESELSLLLPQLVTVMLVNVILIPVIPGKVILNREIFFTAVFAAIFATIFAIAIQLKYQKYVGSLGSSLVYVGEPAFALLFAVILLGEKITMIEGLGLIMMVVGIILGSLSTIKEKEQESEVG; from the coding sequence GTGCTAAGTAAGAAAATTCTGGCGAATATCTATCTACTTCTTGTCGTGGTTTTCTGGGGACTAACTTTTCCGCTGCAGAAAGTTATTCTTATAAACTCATTATCGCCGGCTTTTTACAATGCTTTACGTTTTTTTATGGCTATCATTTTCTTGATTCCTTTTAAGGCTTTTAGGAAAAACTTCTTCAGCTCTTTAAAAGAAGAATTATTTCATGGAGTAATTCTTGGATTATTTCTCTCTGGTGGATATGTTTTTCAAACGTGGGGGTTAGTTTATACAACAGCGTCCAAAAGTGCCTTCATAACAGCTTTGTATGTTGGATTGGTGGCTATTATGGCTCCTTTTTTAGAAAGAAAAGCTCCTACATTCTTACAAATTGTGGCGCTTGGAATTTCTATCATGGCACTTTATTTCCTCACGAGTCCAGCCGGTGGCGGTTTTAATTTAGGCGATTTTCTGACTCTGTTATGTGCAATATCGTATGCTTTGCATGTCCTTTTCATAACACATTTCACCCGGGAAAATGAATCTGAACTTTCTCTCCTCTTACCACAGCTTGTAACAGTTATGCTGGTTAACGTTATTTTGATACCGGTTATTCCAGGTAAAGTGATTTTGAACCGGGAAATATTTTTTACAGCCGTTTTTGCCGCTATTTTTGCTACAATTTTTGCCATAGCTATTCAATTGAAGTATCAGAAGTATGTAGGCTCTCTCGGTTCATCGTTAGTTTACGTTGGTGAGCCCGCTTTTGCACTACTTTTTGCAGTTATCTTGCTGGGGGAAAAAATCACAATGATTGAAGGACTTGGGTTGATAATGATGGTCGTCGGGATAATTCTTGGAAGTTTGTCAACGATTAAAGAAAAAGAACAGGAAAGTGAGGTGGGATAA
- a CDS encoding response regulator transcription factor, translating into MKAKVLLVEDDPHIRKFIQLELEHEGYEVKTAVTGPQALDELEKELPDVVLLDVMLPEMNGFTVLERIREDFSTELPVIMLTARGELEDRVRGLKSGADDYIVKPFHIEELLARLEAVLRRKGYSEKILYGNIEMNLSSREVKVNGEPVELSRTEFDLLKVLLTNAGIVMSKDRLLELVWGTEEWGNPNVVEVYINYLRKKLGSAGKIIKTVRGVGYVAKE; encoded by the coding sequence TTGAAAGCAAAAGTGCTTCTCGTAGAGGATGATCCTCACATAAGAAAATTCATTCAGCTGGAACTCGAACACGAAGGCTATGAAGTAAAAACAGCCGTTACCGGTCCACAAGCTCTCGACGAACTTGAAAAGGAGCTTCCAGATGTTGTTTTGCTGGATGTGATGTTGCCGGAGATGAATGGTTTTACCGTGTTAGAAAGAATCCGGGAAGACTTTTCAACGGAGCTTCCAGTAATTATGTTGACAGCTCGAGGAGAGCTGGAAGATCGGGTCAGGGGATTGAAAAGTGGTGCTGATGATTACATAGTAAAACCTTTCCACATTGAAGAGCTTTTGGCCAGACTGGAAGCAGTCCTGAGAAGAAAGGGCTATTCAGAAAAAATTTTATACGGTAATATAGAAATGAACCTCTCTTCCAGAGAGGTAAAGGTTAATGGTGAACCTGTCGAGCTTAGTAGGACAGAGTTTGATTTGCTAAAAGTCCTTCTTACGAATGCAGGAATCGTTATGTCAAAAGATAGGCTGTTAGAGCTGGTATGGGGAACGGAAGAATGGGGGAATCCTAACGTTGTGGAAGTGTACATAAATTATCTGCGAAAGAAACTTGGATCAGCGGGGAAGATCATAAAAACGGTAAGAGGTGTTGGTTACGTTGCGAAGGAGTAA
- a CDS encoding HAMP domain-containing sensor histidine kinase — translation MRRSKSIPFSLQLFISIVMITVLVMVFFALFVYSLSSELFVRNYATELEKNFRNFFNFNAQRHGIASGPRGMSGGPQSRISKSLFIMVDDSVLQNPDGIPAPDFFEGRKLLKIDGNTYLFYGFIDSGKKVLLGIRTAEYDFLLGGLKKAFIVAIMLSLILSGIVGYYISSKISTPLKRTMELLKEVVVSDLSKRISVDSNTKEILELTQAINSALDRIEDGYKRQEQFSSDVAHEIRSPLTAILGFSRMIQRWGARDPEIVEESAKNIAETAAKMLTLTEGLLFLSKPNLSPNLEILNLRTLVERNVSDITRIYGIKIKNVVPDLNVKTDESLLSIAIKILLENAAKHGEGKPVEIGWDSERKALYVRDYGPGIPDEIKDKIFDRFFKAERSRSGSGHGLGLSIFKKICDTLGLTVKVEDPPDGGASFVITGWKLS, via the coding sequence TTGCGAAGGAGTAAATCCATACCATTTTCACTTCAGTTATTTATCAGTATTGTTATGATAACCGTGCTCGTCATGGTTTTCTTTGCCCTTTTTGTTTATAGTCTTTCATCCGAGCTGTTTGTACGAAATTACGCTACCGAGCTGGAGAAGAATTTTAGAAATTTCTTCAACTTTAATGCCCAAAGGCATGGTATAGCATCAGGGCCACGCGGAATGTCGGGTGGACCACAAAGCAGGATTTCAAAAAGTCTTTTTATTATGGTTGATGATAGTGTACTTCAAAACCCGGATGGAATACCAGCACCGGATTTTTTTGAAGGACGAAAACTCCTAAAAATAGATGGAAATACCTACCTGTTCTATGGATTTATAGATTCCGGAAAAAAGGTGCTTTTGGGCATAAGAACTGCTGAATACGATTTTCTGCTTGGTGGCTTGAAAAAAGCTTTTATTGTTGCCATTATGTTATCGCTGATTCTTTCAGGCATTGTGGGATATTATATAAGCTCCAAGATATCGACACCACTTAAAAGAACGATGGAACTCTTAAAAGAAGTTGTGGTGAGTGATCTTTCAAAGAGAATATCTGTTGACTCTAACACGAAAGAGATATTGGAACTTACTCAGGCGATAAATTCAGCATTGGACAGGATAGAAGATGGTTATAAAAGGCAGGAGCAGTTTTCCTCTGATGTAGCCCACGAGATACGTTCCCCATTAACTGCTATACTTGGTTTTTCACGAATGATACAGCGTTGGGGAGCAAGAGACCCAGAAATCGTTGAAGAATCAGCGAAAAATATAGCAGAAACAGCTGCAAAGATGCTTACCCTTACTGAAGGTTTGCTATTTCTTTCGAAACCAAACCTTTCACCAAATCTGGAAATTTTGAATCTGAGGACCCTGGTAGAAAGAAACGTTTCGGATATCACTAGAATTTATGGAATAAAGATAAAAAACGTCGTGCCCGATTTAAATGTAAAAACCGATGAAAGCCTGCTTTCCATAGCTATAAAGATACTCCTGGAGAATGCGGCAAAACACGGCGAAGGTAAGCCAGTGGAAATTGGTTGGGATAGCGAAAGAAAGGCTTTATATGTTAGGGATTATGGTCCCGGGATACCAGATGAAATTAAGGATAAAATATTTGACAGATTTTTCAAGGCAGAACGCTCAAGAAGCGGTTCTGGACATGGCCTTGGTTTATCAATTTTCAAAAAGATCTGTGATACGTTGGGATTAACCGTAAAGGTTGAGGATCCACCTGATGGTGGCGCAAGTTTCGTAATAACAGGCTGGAAATTATCATAA
- a CDS encoding Tex family protein, whose protein sequence is MIDFTVEIAKKLGLPTWKVKNSIELLEEGKTIPFIARYRKEKTGELNEIQIREIADMLEYLKKLETRKEEVLRLISEKGKLTPELEKAIKTSESLQEVEDLYLPYKTRKKTKADMAREKGLEPLAEFLLSAKSRDDNFVQSFISEEKGIVSIEEALVGAKDIIAEKISHNVEIRVFLRTLFSEKGIVKCLRGDAEDPKGIYRDYYEFSQPIKKIPSHRILAIFRGEREKVLKVTLSLPFDPGSSLQKKLGISSSLAYFSELLEALKDSYERLLKPSIEREVRSDLKVSAEDRAIKVFAKNLRNLLLQPPMGEKVVMGIDPGYRTGCKIAVVGKDSSVLYHDTIYPTPPRNDKKSAQMKVANAVRLLGVEIIAIGNGTASRETASFVAETIRTCNLNCKFMIVSEAGASVYSASKTATEELPEYDVTTRGAISIARRVQDPLAEYVKIPPESIGVGMYQHDVSRKNLKKALDREVESVVNYVGVNLNTASEHLLKYISGLNARMARNIVEYRKQVGLFKKREDLLKVKGIGNKAFEQAAGFCRIIDGEEPLDNTIVHPESYHIAREVLKEVGILPEEIIRKREELRGKLEEFDIESFVKKAGFNPITVKEVVKALKNPGLDPRDELPKPILHDDVLSIEDLRPDMELEGTVRNVVDFGAFVDIGVKQDGLIHKTRMGKNVCDPLEVLSVGQIVKVKVLSIDLERERIALELVEKRF, encoded by the coding sequence GTGATTGATTTTACAGTAGAGATAGCGAAAAAACTTGGTTTGCCAACATGGAAGGTCAAAAACTCCATTGAACTCCTTGAAGAAGGAAAGACAATTCCTTTTATTGCAAGATATCGAAAAGAGAAAACAGGAGAATTGAATGAAATTCAGATTAGGGAAATCGCTGATATGCTGGAGTATCTTAAAAAGCTGGAAACAAGGAAAGAGGAAGTTTTAAGATTAATAAGTGAAAAAGGCAAACTGACTCCAGAGCTTGAAAAGGCGATAAAAACCTCTGAAAGCCTTCAGGAAGTGGAAGATTTGTATCTTCCCTATAAAACCCGAAAGAAGACAAAAGCTGACATGGCGAGGGAAAAAGGGCTTGAACCGCTTGCTGAATTCCTTTTATCGGCGAAATCTCGTGATGACAACTTCGTTCAAAGCTTTATATCGGAGGAAAAGGGGATAGTGTCTATCGAGGAAGCTTTGGTAGGCGCGAAGGATATTATAGCGGAAAAGATATCTCACAATGTTGAAATAAGAGTTTTTTTACGAACGTTGTTCAGTGAAAAAGGAATAGTGAAATGCTTACGAGGGGACGCCGAAGACCCGAAAGGCATTTATCGAGACTATTATGAGTTTTCGCAACCTATTAAAAAAATCCCTTCACATAGAATTCTCGCCATATTTAGAGGAGAACGGGAAAAAGTTCTAAAAGTTACTCTGTCACTTCCCTTCGACCCTGGCTCTTCGCTTCAAAAGAAACTTGGAATTTCCTCTTCTTTAGCGTATTTTTCCGAACTTCTGGAAGCGTTGAAAGACTCTTATGAAAGGCTGTTGAAACCATCTATCGAGCGAGAAGTCAGGAGTGATCTAAAGGTTTCTGCCGAAGACAGGGCGATCAAAGTTTTCGCAAAGAATTTGAGAAACCTCTTGCTGCAACCACCGATGGGCGAAAAGGTTGTTATGGGAATTGATCCTGGCTACCGTACAGGTTGTAAGATAGCGGTGGTTGGAAAAGATAGCTCAGTTCTTTACCACGATACTATTTATCCGACACCACCGCGAAATGATAAAAAATCCGCGCAGATGAAAGTGGCTAATGCGGTAAGACTGCTTGGAGTAGAGATAATAGCCATTGGAAATGGAACCGCTTCACGTGAAACTGCGAGTTTTGTGGCTGAAACCATTAGAACCTGCAATCTGAATTGTAAATTCATGATCGTTTCCGAAGCCGGAGCATCTGTATATTCGGCGTCCAAGACGGCTACTGAGGAACTCCCAGAATATGATGTAACTACCCGTGGTGCAATTTCAATCGCGAGAAGGGTTCAGGATCCCCTTGCCGAGTATGTGAAAATCCCGCCTGAATCGATAGGTGTGGGAATGTACCAACACGATGTGTCGAGAAAAAACTTAAAAAAAGCACTCGATAGAGAAGTGGAATCTGTGGTCAACTACGTGGGAGTTAACCTTAACACCGCTTCAGAACATTTACTGAAGTACATATCCGGCCTAAATGCGAGAATGGCAAGAAACATTGTTGAGTACAGAAAACAGGTTGGACTTTTCAAAAAGAGGGAAGACCTATTGAAAGTCAAAGGAATCGGTAACAAGGCATTTGAGCAGGCTGCTGGATTCTGCAGGATAATAGATGGTGAGGAACCTTTAGATAACACCATTGTTCATCCTGAATCCTATCATATTGCCCGTGAAGTATTGAAAGAAGTAGGAATTCTCCCGGAAGAAATAATCCGGAAACGTGAAGAGTTAAGAGGAAAACTGGAAGAATTCGATATAGAAAGTTTCGTAAAAAAAGCGGGGTTCAATCCCATTACTGTAAAAGAGGTAGTAAAAGCATTAAAGAATCCCGGGCTTGATCCACGGGACGAATTGCCAAAACCCATACTGCACGATGATGTTCTTTCAATAGAAGACTTAAGACCTGATATGGAACTTGAGGGTACCGTAAGGAACGTAGTGGATTTTGGAGCTTTTGTCGATATCGGCGTCAAGCAGGACGGATTGATCCATAAAACAAGAATGGGAAAAAATGTTTGCGATCCTCTCGAAGTTCTGTCTGTTGGACAGATTGTAAAAGTAAAAGTTCTGAGTATTGACCTCGAAAGGGAAAGAATCGCCCTTGAACTCGTAGAAAAACGTTTTTGA
- a CDS encoding pyruvate kinase, which translates to MNFKIFATIKDFSIARELLNAGVTAFRVNSSHMEIGELIEFLEEYQFHFYNIPLYIDLKGSKKRLRKDQRTVELIPGEKIVFATSESPEIKTLLVEPAVLKLLSPNLNVSLNDGKIKLKILDNDGNRAYAIVLKAGRVHGAKGINFEFLSDKNFRSFSLTEKDVEIISKTRDYPFVRYALSFVSSPEQIKNLRAISRRYVAAKIENYLDLDKLKEISSETDEMWFCRGDLGAHLGMRGLAKFYGEFVKSMRDFTCPVFMAGEVMEHMVDNPRPTRSEICHLYDLIEHGFSGIVLSNETVSGNFPIEVVKVVREVISGD; encoded by the coding sequence TTGAATTTTAAAATTTTTGCTACTATAAAGGACTTTTCAATTGCCCGAGAGCTGCTGAATGCTGGAGTAACTGCTTTCAGGGTTAATTCTTCACATATGGAGATTGGTGAGTTAATAGAGTTTTTAGAAGAATACCAGTTCCATTTCTACAACATCCCGCTCTATATCGATCTTAAAGGTAGCAAAAAAAGACTTCGAAAAGATCAACGAACCGTTGAACTTATTCCGGGGGAAAAGATTGTTTTTGCTACAAGTGAAAGCCCGGAAATAAAAACCCTTTTAGTAGAACCTGCTGTATTGAAACTTCTTTCCCCGAACCTGAATGTTTCCCTAAATGATGGAAAGATAAAGTTGAAGATTCTCGATAACGATGGAAATAGAGCCTATGCAATAGTACTGAAAGCTGGAAGAGTCCATGGAGCTAAGGGAATAAACTTTGAATTCCTTTCGGATAAAAATTTCAGATCTTTTTCTTTAACCGAGAAGGACGTGGAAATAATCTCAAAAACACGTGATTATCCCTTTGTGAGATACGCATTATCCTTTGTTAGTTCTCCTGAACAGATAAAAAATCTAAGAGCAATTTCACGAAGGTATGTGGCTGCTAAGATAGAAAATTATTTGGATTTGGATAAACTGAAGGAAATTTCAAGTGAAACCGACGAAATGTGGTTTTGTCGGGGTGATCTTGGAGCACATCTTGGAATGAGGGGACTTGCAAAATTCTATGGTGAATTTGTGAAATCTATGCGGGATTTTACCTGCCCTGTCTTCATGGCAGGTGAGGTTATGGAACACATGGTAGACAATCCCCGACCAACGAGAAGCGAAATTTGTCACCTTTATGACCTGATAGAACACGGTTTTTCAGGCATAGTACTTTCCAATGAAACAGTATCCGGGAATTTCCCAATTGAAGTAGTTAAGGTTGTCAGGGAGGTTATCAGCGGTGATTGA
- a CDS encoding coenzyme F420-0:L-glutamate ligase, translated as MSEQTVKGELRVIPISVSKAIVPEEARRTTAGEYLVNALKEKGIEVQDKDVFVLTSKLVSLFDGRTINLSTVTPSRKAKILGKLFHKDPREVELIMREGKVLAVIPFKKIAKNPAIWKRMLQFSANPEGTRQALDISTYVFVVNNHAAYLDDAGIDFSNSPPDYVTLLPKDPCASAKRIRKEIMDLTGKEVAVIITDTVSVLGRMGSQDIAIGYSGIDPITRKSGKEDLFGEPHLGGNDLVIDSMAGIAGLVMGQMNESTPATLIRGYDYEPEREDEEPKGMELIAYPKSMAFRSSVLTILTTVWFRIVNFFTFQKWPKDEEN; from the coding sequence GTGTCAGAACAAACTGTAAAAGGAGAACTCAGGGTTATACCGATAAGTGTTTCGAAGGCTATCGTACCCGAGGAGGCTCGAAGAACTACAGCTGGAGAATATCTTGTTAATGCCCTTAAAGAAAAAGGAATAGAGGTTCAGGATAAGGATGTTTTTGTACTCACTTCAAAATTAGTCTCGCTCTTCGATGGTAGAACAATCAATTTGAGTACAGTGACTCCCTCGAGAAAAGCGAAGATTCTTGGCAAACTTTTCCATAAAGATCCCCGTGAGGTTGAACTGATAATGCGTGAAGGAAAGGTTCTGGCTGTTATACCTTTCAAAAAAATTGCGAAAAACCCCGCTATATGGAAGCGAATGCTCCAGTTTTCGGCTAACCCCGAAGGTACACGCCAAGCGCTCGATATATCAACATATGTTTTTGTTGTCAATAACCACGCAGCTTATCTCGATGACGCTGGTATAGATTTTTCCAATTCTCCACCAGATTATGTAACGCTACTACCTAAGGACCCTTGTGCCAGCGCTAAAAGAATTCGAAAAGAAATCATGGATTTAACCGGTAAAGAAGTTGCTGTGATTATCACCGATACCGTTTCCGTGTTAGGAAGAATGGGATCGCAAGACATTGCCATAGGTTATTCTGGTATTGACCCAATTACAAGAAAAAGCGGTAAGGAAGATCTTTTTGGAGAGCCTCATCTTGGAGGAAACGACCTTGTTATTGATTCTATGGCTGGAATTGCAGGACTTGTCATGGGACAGATGAACGAAAGTACTCCTGCGACACTTATCAGAGGATATGATTACGAGCCAGAAAGAGAAGATGAAGAACCTAAAGGTATGGAGTTAATAGCTTATCCGAAGAGTATGGCTTTTAGATCAAGTGTTCTAACGATATTAACAACTGTCTGGTTTCGCATAGTCAATTTTTTTACCTTTCAAAAATGGCCAAAAGATGAAGAAAATTAA
- a CDS encoding heavy-metal-associated domain-containing protein, which produces MRMVLTIEGMSDDGSVDSVRRVIKSVLGREVKSVEFSSGKVIVEADSLEIVENLEEKLSAKGYRIIKVESY; this is translated from the coding sequence ATGCGAATGGTACTCACAATTGAAGGTATGAGTGATGATGGGTCCGTTGATTCTGTACGGCGAGTAATCAAATCTGTTCTTGGCAGGGAAGTTAAAAGCGTTGAATTCTCTTCAGGAAAGGTTATTGTGGAAGCAGATTCTCTTGAAATCGTTGAGAATCTTGAGGAGAAACTTTCAGCAAAGGGATATCGGATAATCAAAGTTGAAAGCTATTAA
- a CDS encoding type II secretion system protein: MFTRRRGFTFIELLIVLAVIAALLASITPVAMNAIRKAKAIQVAFNLKVLAGGIQNKLLLDRELPSNISEIGRDIDTQNYGIAYTSSGGHYVIVVFTTEEVKFDTVHEILPASSDSTAIIPAGADYLAGGLQNANNATVLYRIEFDIY; this comes from the coding sequence ATGTTTACCAGAAGAAGGGGGTTTACTTTCATAGAGCTGCTTATAGTCCTTGCTGTTATAGCGGCGCTTCTTGCCAGTATTACACCTGTTGCCATGAATGCGATAAGAAAAGCCAAGGCGATTCAGGTGGCATTTAATCTCAAAGTTCTTGCCGGGGGTATTCAGAACAAACTATTGTTAGATCGCGAGCTGCCTTCCAATATTTCTGAAATTGGTAGGGACATAGATACACAAAATTACGGAATAGCTTATACTTCTTCTGGCGGTCATTATGTCATTGTGGTTTTTACAACCGAAGAGGTGAAATTTGACACCGTTCACGAGATACTTCCGGCTTCGAGCGATTCCACCGCGATAATTCCTGCTGGTGCGGATTATCTGGCCGGAGGACTTCAGAATGCGAACAATGCTACTGTTCTTTATCGTATAGAATTTGATATTTATTAA